A single region of the Chthonomonadales bacterium genome encodes:
- a CDS encoding flagellar basal body-associated FliL family protein, whose translation MAAKEAKGAGERAGGEAPRRRSRLPIYAVLAVVLLLNGLIVGKVFFTGKAGAASKKGPEQPKVGEIVALEELIVNLSGEGDHYLKARLSIGLKEGAKAEKVEEEMAPIRDTVLSALTSKEIGEISSVRGREMLKEEIVAELNEELEGRPVVKVYFTDFTTQ comes from the coding sequence ATGGCGGCGAAGGAAGCGAAGGGAGCCGGGGAGAGGGCGGGGGGTGAAGCGCCGCGCCGCCGGAGCCGCCTGCCCATCTACGCGGTGCTGGCGGTCGTCCTCTTGCTCAATGGCCTTATCGTCGGCAAGGTGTTCTTCACGGGCAAGGCCGGAGCGGCGAGCAAGAAGGGGCCAGAGCAGCCGAAGGTCGGTGAGATCGTGGCGCTCGAGGAGCTGATCGTCAACCTGAGCGGGGAGGGCGACCACTACCTGAAGGCGAGGCTCTCGATCGGGCTCAAGGAGGGCGCGAAGGCGGAGAAGGTCGAGGAGGAGATGGCCCCCATCCGCGACACCGTCCTGTCGGCGCTGACCAGCAAGGAGATCGGCGAGATCTCCAGCGTGCGCGGACGGGAGATGTTGAAGGAGGAGATCGTCGCGGAGCTCAACGAGGAGCTGGAGGGCAGGCCGGTCGTCAAGGTCTACTTCACCGACTTCACTACCCAGTAG